A DNA window from Macaca fascicularis isolate 582-1 chromosome 18, T2T-MFA8v1.1 contains the following coding sequences:
- the ELAC1 gene encoding zinc phosphodiesterase ELAC protein 1 isoform X1, whose translation MSMDVTFLGTGAAYPSPTRGASAVVLRCEGECWLFDCGEGTQTQLMKSQLKAGRITKIFITHLHGDHFFGLPGLLCTISLQSGSMVSKQPIEIYGPVGLRDFIWRTMELSHTELVFRYVVHELVPTADQCPAEELKEFAHVNRAGSPPKEEQGRTILLDSEENSYLLFDDEQFVVKAFRLFHRIPSFGFSVVEKKRPGKLNAQKLKDLGVPPGPAYGKLKNGISVVLENGVTISPQDVLKKPIVGRKICILGDCSGVVGDGGVKLCFEADLLIHEATLDDAQMDKAKEHGHSTPQMAATFAKLCRAKRLVLTHFSQRYKPVALAREGETDGIAELKKQAESVLDLQEVTLAEDFMVISIPIKK comes from the exons ATGTCTATGGATGTGACATTTCTGGGGACGGGTGCAGCATATCCATCTCCAACCCGGGGTGCCTCTGCTGTGGTCCTTCGGTGTGAAGGCGAGTGCTGGCTCTTTGACTGTGGGGAGGGAACACAGACACAGCTTATGAAAAGCCAACTTAAAGCAG GGAGAATTACCAAGATCTTCATCACACATCTTCATGGAGACCATTTCTTTGGCCTTCCTGGGCTCCTCTGCACAATCAGCCTGCAGAGTGGCTCCATGGTGTCCAAACAGCCTATTGAAATCTATGGCCCTGTAGGGCTTCGGGACTTTATCTGGCGAACCATGGAACTCTCTCACACGGAGCTGGTCTTCCGTTATGTGGTTCATGAACTGGTTCCTACAGCGGATCAATGTCCtgcagaagaattaaaagaatttGCACATGTGAATAGAGCAGGCAGTCCTCCCAAAGAGGAACAAGGAAGAACTATCCTATTAGACTCAGAAGAAAACTCGTACCTTCTGTTTGATGATGAACAGTTTGTTGTAAAAGCATTTCGCCTCTTTCACAGAATTCCCTCATTTGGGTTTTCAGTCGTGGAAAAGAAACGCCCAGGTAAACTCAATGCACAGAAACTAAAAGACCTTG GTGTTCCACCAGGTCCTGCCTATGGGAAGCTGAAAAATGGAATTTCTGTTGTTCTGGAAAATGGGGTTACAATTTCTCCCCAAGATGTCTTAAAAAAGCCTATTGTTGGAAGAAAAATCTGCATATTGGGTGACTGCTCTGGGGTTGTGGGTGATGGAGGAGTAAAGCTGTGTTTTGAAGCAGACCTGTTGATCCACGAAGCGACCCTGGATGATGCCCAGATGGACAAAGCAAAGGAGCACGGCCACAGCACACCACAGATGGCAGCCACATTTGCAAAGTTGTGCCGTGCAAAGAGGCTGGTTCTGACTCACTTCAGTCAGAGGTACAAACCAGTTGCCTTGGCCAGAGAAGGAGAAACAGATGGCATTGCAGAACTAAAAAAGCAAGCTGAATCAGTGTTAGATCTCCAAGAAGTGACTCTAGCAGAAGATTTTATGGTGATAAGCATTCCAATCAAGAAATGA
- the ELAC1 gene encoding zinc phosphodiesterase ELAC protein 1 isoform X2, with the protein MSMDVTFLGTGAAYPSPTRGASAVVLRCEGECWLFDCGEGTQTQLMKSQLKAGVPPGPAYGKLKNGISVVLENGVTISPQDVLKKPIVGRKICILGDCSGVVGDGGVKLCFEADLLIHEATLDDAQMDKAKEHGHSTPQMAATFAKLCRAKRLVLTHFSQRYKPVALAREGETDGIAELKKQAESVLDLQEVTLAEDFMVISIPIKK; encoded by the exons ATGTCTATGGATGTGACATTTCTGGGGACGGGTGCAGCATATCCATCTCCAACCCGGGGTGCCTCTGCTGTGGTCCTTCGGTGTGAAGGCGAGTGCTGGCTCTTTGACTGTGGGGAGGGAACACAGACACAGCTTATGAAAAGCCAACTTAAAGCAG GTGTTCCACCAGGTCCTGCCTATGGGAAGCTGAAAAATGGAATTTCTGTTGTTCTGGAAAATGGGGTTACAATTTCTCCCCAAGATGTCTTAAAAAAGCCTATTGTTGGAAGAAAAATCTGCATATTGGGTGACTGCTCTGGGGTTGTGGGTGATGGAGGAGTAAAGCTGTGTTTTGAAGCAGACCTGTTGATCCACGAAGCGACCCTGGATGATGCCCAGATGGACAAAGCAAAGGAGCACGGCCACAGCACACCACAGATGGCAGCCACATTTGCAAAGTTGTGCCGTGCAAAGAGGCTGGTTCTGACTCACTTCAGTCAGAGGTACAAACCAGTTGCCTTGGCCAGAGAAGGAGAAACAGATGGCATTGCAGAACTAAAAAAGCAAGCTGAATCAGTGTTAGATCTCCAAGAAGTGACTCTAGCAGAAGATTTTATGGTGATAAGCATTCCAATCAAGAAATGA